From Carassius auratus strain Wakin chromosome 22, ASM336829v1, whole genome shotgun sequence, a single genomic window includes:
- the LOC113039792 gene encoding gastrula zinc finger protein XlCGF57.1-like yields the protein MNDPEPCRIKQEDIEQQIDLKEENKEVETGEKHQVKTEDLSWSSSLKNDILCFTCFHCGKGFSCERNLEIEIIFHFGGKPYACDECEKIFTINGNLIEHIKSHTAEKPHKCDQCGKSFAQKGNLSVHKKIHTGEKPYACDQCGKCFIQKVPFNDHMKIHTGEKLHTCDQCGKSFSQKRNLSEHMKVHTGERPFTCDQCGKRFTHKGNLNEHIKIHTGEKPYACDQCGKCFIHKTNLNEHMTIHTGEKPHICAQCGKSYAQKGGLREHMKIHSGQKPHTCDQCGKSFIKSGVYKVHLLTHSRERLYSCDQCGKKFFRADFLKDHMKVHTKEKPYVCSLCGKSFSQMSTLKLHQKRHSGVKDHVCSECGKAFFTDGALKVHRTVHTRETPYKCSHCDKSFKRSEYLRIHERIHTGEKPYHCPSCGKSFTHFSSLTAHKKIHV from the coding sequence acCTAAAAGAAGAGAACAAGGAGGTTGAAACAGGGGAGAAACATCAGGTCAAAACTGAAGATCTATCCTGGAGCTCCTCActgaaaaatgacattttatgtttCACTTGCTTTCACTGTGGAAAGGGTTTCTCATGCGAGCGGAATCTTGAGATTGAGATAATATTTCATTTTGGAGGGAAGCCTTATGCATGTGATGAGTGCGAGAAGATTTTTACAATAAACGGAAACCTTATTGAACACATAAAAAGTCATACCGCAGAGAAGCCACACAaatgtgatcaatgtgggaagagttttgCACAAAAAGGTAACCTTAGTGTACACAagaaaatccacactggagagaaaccatatgcATGTGACCAATGTGGGAAGTGTTTCATACAAAAAGTACCTTTTAATGatcacatgaaaatccacactggagagaagctgcacacatgtgatcagtgtgggaagagtttttcACAAAAAAGAAACCTTAGTGAACACATGAAAGTCCACACTGGGGAGAGGCcgttcacatgtgatcagtgtgggaagagatTCACACATAAAGGTAACCTTAATGaacacatcaaaatccacactggagagaagccatatgcatgtgatcagtgcgggaagtgTTTCATACATAAAACAAACCTTAACGAACACATGACAATTCACACGGGAGAGAAACCGCACATCTGTGCTCAATGTGGGAAGAGTTACGCACAAAAAGGAGGCCTTAGAGAACACATGAAAATCCACAGTGGACAAAAGccacacacatgtgatcaatgtgggaagagtttcataAAATCAGGTGTTTATAAAGTACATCTTCTTACTCATTCCAGAGAAAGGCTATATAGCTGTGATCAATGCGGTAAAAAGTTTTTTAGGGCAGATTTCCTTAAGGATCACATGAaagttcatacaaaggagaagCCTTACGTGtgttctttgtgtggaaagagttttagtcAGATGAGTACTTTAAAATTGCACCAGAAAAGACACAGCGGTGTGAAGGATCATGTTTGCTCTGAATGTGGTAAGGCTTTTTTTACGGATGGTGCACTGAAAGTGCACAGGACAGTTCACACTAGAGAAacaccttacaagtgttcacactgtgacaagagctTCAAACGCTCAGAATATCTGAGgatacatgagaggatccacactggagagaagccgtatcACTGTCCTtcatgtgggaagagtttcactcATTTTTCTTCTCTAACCGCGCATAAAAAAATTCACGTCTGA